Part of the Candidatus Neomarinimicrobiota bacterium genome, CTGGGAATCATAGTATTGGTTATAGTTTCGGTTCTGCTGGGATTCTTCATCAATTCCGTGATTTACTATGCCAAGCAGGGGATGAAAGTTGGTGCTCCTGCGCCGGCATTTTCGGCAAAGCTTCTGGATGGAACTCGAATCAGCCAGACAGACTGGGATCGCCCTTCACGCCCGTTATTGCTCTGTTTTATGTCTCCGCGCTGTGTCGCCTGCCGCCGGCTCGCGCCCTTTCTCAACGGACTGAACCGCGAATACCCTGATGCTGACTTAGACGTGCTGATTCTGGGGATCAACGGCAGCCGGGCCGATTTCAAGAGGTGGCGGGACTCCCTGAGTCTAAACCTTCAGGTAGCGGTAGATGAAGATGGAACGACCAGGCAGCGATATTCTGTCTATTCCTTGCCGGCTGGATTCCTCATCTCAGCGGGAGGAGTTGTGAAACAGACATACAGAGGCT contains:
- a CDS encoding TlpA disulfide reductase family protein; translation: MSTLGIIVLVIVSVLLGFFINSVIYYAKQGMKVGAPAPAFSAKLLDGTRISQTDWDRPSRPLLLCFMSPRCVACRRLAPFLNGLNREYPDADLDVLILGINGSRADFKRWRDSLSLNLQVAVDEDGTTRQRYSVYSLPAGFLISAGGVVKQTYRGYRAGDDEMFEALFRERTVTSAARKPAVPVS